In Miscanthus floridulus cultivar M001 chromosome 5, ASM1932011v1, whole genome shotgun sequence, one genomic interval encodes:
- the LOC136449384 gene encoding uncharacterized protein isoform X1 — MGAGGELDAFDAGRCADGYALGLAVGRRFAEVIRSRMRQDLVLREQLLPFASTAEAQPLLAALQSANRERYPRYWDELVGTADGSGVPLLHVILVNFRKEVLPFIPKDPKEGGDRAREEEVEEEEADDDCSDVLIVSDSTAIAAHNEDGNVALLGHTYLVRATLPDGLSFTAYTYAGELPSCAFGFNTNGVAFTLNSVPPVNDEIVAGAIALNFVSRDLLEAKNLEDAMHRVCSPFVSVGHNYNLMDIRGRRIVNVETASGNRFAVREAGALPFFHANMYRHLQVKQVQDENSMSREKRAAQCPVDSKETALSLLGDTADEKYPIYMTGPILYTLCTVLVDLDKATMTIYKGNPKNGNAAHVLQML; from the exons ATGGGCGCCGGTGGCGAGCTGGACGCCTTCGACGCCGGCCGCTGCGCGGACGGGTACGCCCTGGGCCTCGCCGTGGGCCGTCGGTTCGCCGAGGTCATCAGGAGCAGGATGCGGCAGGACCTTGTGCTCCGGGAGCAGCTGCTGCCGTTCGCGTCGACGGCGGAGGCGCAGCCACTCCTCGCCGCGCTCCAGTCCGCCAACAGGGAGAGGTACCCGCGGTACTGGGACGAGCTGGTGGGCACCGCCGACGGCAGCGGGGTCCCTCTCCTCCAC GTCATCCTGGTCAACTTCAGGAAGGAGGTCCTGCCCTTCATCCCGAAGGACCCGAAGGAGGGAGGTGATCGCGCCCGGGAAGAggaagtggaggaggaggaggccgacgaTGACTGTTCCGACGTCCTCATCGTCAGCGACTCCACGGCGATCGCCGCGCACAACGAGGACGGGAATGTCGCGCTGCTCGGCCACACGTACCTTGTGCGGGCCACGCTGCCGGATGGCTTGTCCTTCACCGCCTACACCTACGCCGGCGAGCTCCCGAGCTGCGCCTTCGGGTTCAACACCAATGGAGTG GCCTTCACGCTCAACTCGGTTCCTCCGGTGAACGACGAGATCGTCGCGGGCGCCATTGCCCTGAACTTCGTGTCCCGGGACCTGCTAGAAGCGAAGAACCTCGAGGATGCAATGCAC AGGGTCTGTTCACCGTTCGTCTCAGTCGGCCACAACTACAACCTGATGGACATCAGAGGCCGGAGGATCGTCAACGTCGAGACCGCCTCCGGTAACCGGTTCGCCGTCCGCGAGGCCGGTGCCTTGCCGTTCTTCCACGCCAACATGTACCGGCATCTCCAAGTGAAGCAG GTGCAGGACGAGAACTCCATGAGCAGGGAGAAGAGAGCTGCGCAGTGCCCAGTGGACTCCAAAGAGACGGCGCTTTCGCTGCTGGGAGATACAGCTGATGAGAAGTACCCAATCTACATGACAG GTCCGATATTGTACACTTTGTGCACTGTTTTGGTTGACCTCGACAAGGCGACCATGACCATATACAAAGGAAACCCGAAGAACGGAAATGCAGCTCATGTTCTTCAGATGTTGTGA
- the LOC136449384 gene encoding uncharacterized protein isoform X2: protein MGAGGELDAFDAGRCADGYALGLAVGRRFAEVIRSRMRQDLVLREQLLPFASTAEAQPLLAALQSANRERYPRYWDELVGTADGSGVPLLHVILVNFRKEVLPFIPKDPKEGGDRAREEEVEEEEADDDCSDVLIVSDSTAIAAHNEDGNVALLGHTYLVRATLPDGLSFTAYTYAGELPSCAFGFNTNGVAFTLNSVPPVNDEIVAGAIALNFVSRDLLEAKNLEDAMHRVCSPFVSVGHNYNLMDIRGRRIVNVETASGNRFAVREAGALPFFHANMYRHLQVKQDENSMSREKRAAQCPVDSKETALSLLGDTADEKYPIYMTGPILYTLCTVLVDLDKATMTIYKGNPKNGNAAHVLQML from the exons ATGGGCGCCGGTGGCGAGCTGGACGCCTTCGACGCCGGCCGCTGCGCGGACGGGTACGCCCTGGGCCTCGCCGTGGGCCGTCGGTTCGCCGAGGTCATCAGGAGCAGGATGCGGCAGGACCTTGTGCTCCGGGAGCAGCTGCTGCCGTTCGCGTCGACGGCGGAGGCGCAGCCACTCCTCGCCGCGCTCCAGTCCGCCAACAGGGAGAGGTACCCGCGGTACTGGGACGAGCTGGTGGGCACCGCCGACGGCAGCGGGGTCCCTCTCCTCCAC GTCATCCTGGTCAACTTCAGGAAGGAGGTCCTGCCCTTCATCCCGAAGGACCCGAAGGAGGGAGGTGATCGCGCCCGGGAAGAggaagtggaggaggaggaggccgacgaTGACTGTTCCGACGTCCTCATCGTCAGCGACTCCACGGCGATCGCCGCGCACAACGAGGACGGGAATGTCGCGCTGCTCGGCCACACGTACCTTGTGCGGGCCACGCTGCCGGATGGCTTGTCCTTCACCGCCTACACCTACGCCGGCGAGCTCCCGAGCTGCGCCTTCGGGTTCAACACCAATGGAGTG GCCTTCACGCTCAACTCGGTTCCTCCGGTGAACGACGAGATCGTCGCGGGCGCCATTGCCCTGAACTTCGTGTCCCGGGACCTGCTAGAAGCGAAGAACCTCGAGGATGCAATGCAC AGGGTCTGTTCACCGTTCGTCTCAGTCGGCCACAACTACAACCTGATGGACATCAGAGGCCGGAGGATCGTCAACGTCGAGACCGCCTCCGGTAACCGGTTCGCCGTCCGCGAGGCCGGTGCCTTGCCGTTCTTCCACGCCAACATGTACCGGCATCTCCAAGTGAAGCAG GACGAGAACTCCATGAGCAGGGAGAAGAGAGCTGCGCAGTGCCCAGTGGACTCCAAAGAGACGGCGCTTTCGCTGCTGGGAGATACAGCTGATGAGAAGTACCCAATCTACATGACAG GTCCGATATTGTACACTTTGTGCACTGTTTTGGTTGACCTCGACAAGGCGACCATGACCATATACAAAGGAAACCCGAAGAACGGAAATGCAGCTCATGTTCTTCAGATGTTGTGA
- the LOC136449385 gene encoding LOW QUALITY PROTEIN: GDT1-like protein 1, chloroplastic (The sequence of the model RefSeq protein was modified relative to this genomic sequence to represent the inferred CDS: substituted 3 bases at 3 genomic stop codons), with amino-acid sequence MASVAAASSCSCSTVLSSSPSTPFRARLLLRPGHSALLAARSSGAVIFLGTFGALAVMTVISVVLGRAFHYVDGIIPFGXLSXLCKXSFYWVLSFIQCLVACTFGGTDFPVDDIAAACLLVYYGITTLLDAASGDDEKINEEQEEAELAVSKFSGNGLGVMSAAGTIASTFVLVFVAEWGDKSFFSTIALAAASSPLGVIAGSLAGHAIATLIAVLGGSLLGTFLSEKIVAYIGGSLFLAFAAITIVEIVT; translated from the exons ATGGCCTCCGTCGCCGCggcctcctcctgctcctgctcaaCCGTACTCTCCTCCTCCCCCTCAACTCCATTCCGAGCAAGGCTACTGCTGCGGCCGGGCCACTCG GCACTGTTAGCGGCTAGAAGTTCTGGAGCAGTCATTTTTCTTGGCACATTTGGAGCTCTTGC GGTAATGACCGTTATATCTGTAGTTCTTGGTCGAGCATTCCACTATGTTGATGGCATCATCCCATTCGGGTAATTATCTTAATTGTGCAAGTAGAGTTTCTATTGGGTGCTCTCATTTATCCAATGTCTGGTTGCGTGCACCTTTGGTGGTACTGATTTTCCAGTTGATGACATTGCTGCGGCATGTCTGTTG GTTTATTATGGGATTACTACATTACTTGATGCAGCCTCAGGTGATGATGAAAAGATCAATGAGGAGCAAGAGGAG GCTGAGTTAGCAGTATCGAAATTTTCTGGAAATGGTTTGGGTGTCATGTCTGCTGCTGGTACTATCGCTAGCACATTCGTATTGGTTTTTGTCGCTGAATGGGGTGATAAATCATTTTTCTCCACAATTG CACTTGCGGCAGCTTCATCCCCTCTGGGTGTCATTGCAGGATCACTTGCTGGTCATGCCATTGCAACATTG ATTGCAGTTCTTGGTGGCTCTTTGCTGGGAACATTCCTGTCTgaaaag ATTGTAGCATACATTGGAGGGAGCCTGTTTTTGGCCTTTGCTGCGATTACCATAGTTGAGATAGTGACTTGA
- the LOC136454140 gene encoding putative cyclin-dependent kinase F-2 → MAVVSELEEEELPEEKSNAAAVLAFSPVPWLAAVAERYERREKLGEGMFRDVYKAWDRVLERFVAVKRLSGSTDDRFVATPLPDFEWEVMSLAACRGHPSVVQLLAAYADYSRADGDCFVVTEYAGPMNLRQYVRRLNGQPFDEDEVRDVMEQLLAGTRHAHMAGVLHRDIVPENVIVDMDAASGRMVYKICGFGMSKPAAQADRDDSGARAAGVRQPVPRTGAFPGIQGL, encoded by the coding sequence ATGGCCGTCGTctcggagctggaggaggaggagctgcccgAGGAGAAGAGCAATGCGGCGGCGGTTCTTGCGTTTTCCCCTGTCCCCTGGCTGGCTGCCGTGGCGGAGCGGTACGAGCGCCGCGAGAAGCTTGGCGAAGGCATGTTCAGAGACGTGTACAAGGCCTGGGACCGCGTGCTGGAGCGCTTCGTCGCCGTGAAGCGGCTCTCGGGGAGCACCGACGACCGCTTCGTGGCGACCCCTCTCCCCGACTTCGAGTGGGAGGTCATGTCCCTCGCGGCGTGCCGCGGCCACCCTTCCGTCGTCCAGCTCCTGGCCGCGTATGCCGACTACAGCCGTGCcgacggcgactgcttcgtcgtcACGGAGTACGCTGGGCCCATGAACCTGCGCCAGTACGTCCGGCGCCTTAACGGCCAGCCGTTCGACGAGGACGAAGTGCGCGACGTCATGGAGCAGCTCCTCGCCGGCACGAGGCATGCGCACATGGCGGGCGTCCTGCACAGGGACATCGTCCCGGAGAACGTGATCGTCGACATGGACGCCGCGAGCGGCAGGATGGTGTACAAGATATGTGGCTTCGGCATGTCGAAGCCGGCGGCGCAGGCGGACAGGGACGACTCCGGGGCCCGGGCCGCTGGCGTCCGCCAGCCCGTACCGCGCACCGGAGCTTTTCCTGGGATTCAAGGACTATGA